A single region of the Gadus morhua chromosome 5, gadMor3.0, whole genome shotgun sequence genome encodes:
- the eif2ak4 gene encoding eIF-2-alpha kinase GCN2 isoform X2, which translates to MNSPHTFTEERDDYLVHQENELEALSSIFGDDFKDLRNNDKWKIKRPPEVYLSLRPNGLNTGQESYVAVDLQVKCPATYPDAPPQLELKNAKGLSNENLQCLLNELTKLVSVRHGEVMIYELADHVQGFLSKYNKPPPSSFHEEMLKNQRRHQEKLDLEEKRRLDQRRKQEEETEKEIMAEIQRREDEKREEKRRKEMAKLERLESMEQPPASDPLGGRSSPSFTGPTPEPPDPKRGTRRRTTSNTRHRRETFNEDSPPLPNPLLFNKGSAGELLVHRGKCLGESERLGRSVYCGLEAHSGEFVVVYEWALQWNKKMGKFFTEQEKSKIEYCKKQIHGAESELSSLLRLEHPHLVRYQALSSSERDDCLVVDLLVEHVAGATSLNQSLLSQTPVALDRLRQHAAQLLAVLDYLHANSVVHKQLGASSVLLDPRGGVRLTDYSLSKRLGDVLKEEVFEQARVRFCEETALPARTGKKGDVWSLGLMLLALSQGKEVKEYPVAVPAGLPDDFHDFLKRCVCVNDVDRWNTKQLLEHSFLNPPPPKPIPQARDSSPEVEAEDFPSSVLPHSHILGAPFSAVLQPQFSRYFHEFEELQLLGKGAFGAVIKVKNKLDGCYYAVKRIQVNPVSKQFRRIKGEVTLLSRLNHENIVRYYNAWIERHETPPAASRLDCSDSSEPRSPADKRAAAPGPAPAARGLSLGLNTLGLDDGVEKNAPPPALASSVEWSTSIERSSSAKCSGRHSSEEDDDDDDDDEEDVFGASFMPSASDSSDIIFDNGDESAEDLSMVEPSKRQAVDTTESTDSERSTLIVHYLYIQMEYCEKSTLRDTIDQGLHEDSSRLWRLFREILDGLAYIHEQGMIHRDLKPVNIFLDSQDHVKIGDFGLATDHRANVAAGKLELEETGPAVMPKSDPSGNMTGMVGTALYVSPEVQGNAKATYNQKVDLFSLGIILFEMSYRPMTTGSERISVIGQLRTEAIEFPADFDQYETGMQRKVMLWLLNHDPALRPTAQELLRSELLPPPLMEESELHEVLQHTMANVNGKAYRSMVGQLFAQTTTPVMDYAYDMDHDKGFHFYSAKLQQYVYETITRTFKKHGAVRLQTPLLLPRNRKLYEGAELACFMDHSGMLVTLPYDLRMAFARYVARIKITNLKRYSIERVFRPRKHDRAHPRELLECAFDIVSPVTNSLLPDAEVIYTISEIIQEFPALQERNYNIYLNHTSLLKAILLHCGVPEDKLSHASNILCDAMSEKLTKREVEAKFCNMSLSTNSVQTLYKYIEQKGDLASLGPLLHSLTKQKTAVTQLAKQGHKDLEELTALLQRLGVKLQVVVNLGLVYKVQHHSGVIFQFVAFIRKRKRMVADIVAAGGRYDHLVLEFRGPASTTPAPTAVGASVALDKVCAAMASMEEPPAVSSCDVLVVPVGHVSVPRAITVVQKLWSAGVPADIAYDVSQSQEALLEQCRQAGITSMALVNDKEGNYIKVKSLEKDRQSEKRIPEGDLVDHVLQKYRTRLLEERSGRETCDGISLQNPKGSIPNSSGSSEQHGSIGTVNVNVISQERVPSSARRRYETQIQSRLQTLGSNLQNKNSDIEVLAVDLQKETLINFLALEFESEEQFNISVSHLLSRLPKQRYLKSICDEIHRLKMVKKLAVVVLYSFKDDYYKILL; encoded by the exons ATGAATAGTCCGCATACTTTCACAGAAGAACGAGATGACTATTTAGTTCATCAGGAAAACGAACTAGAGGCCCTTTCGTCTATCTTTGGGGATGATTTTAAGGATTTACGAAATAACGATAAATGGAAG ATCAAAAGGCCCCCAGAGGTGTACCTCAGCCTCCGACCCAATGGCCTCAACACCGGACAGGAATCCTACGTGGCCGTAGACTTGCAGGTCAAATGCCCAGCCACGTACCCCGATGC GCCTCCCCAGTTGGAGCTGAAAAATGCCAAAGGCCTCTCCAATGAAAACCTCCAGTGTCTTCTCAATGAGCTTACCAAGCTTGTGTCGGTGCGGCATGGAGag GTGATGATCTATGAGCTGGCCGACCATGTCCAGGGTTTCCTGAGCAAGTACAACAAGCCCCCTCCGAGCTCCTTCCATGAAGAGATGCTGAAGAACCAGCGACGGCATCAGGAGAAGCTGGACCTGGAGGAGAAACGGAGGCTGGACCAACGCCGCAagcaggaagaggagacg GAGAAGGAGATCATGGCTGAAATCCAGAGAAGGGAGGACGAGAAAcgggaagagaagagaaggaaggaaaTGGCCAAACTG GAGCGTCTTGAGAGTATGGAGCAGCCCCCTGCGTCAGACCCCCTGGGGGGCCGGAGCTCACCCAGCTTCACCGGACCAACCCCTGAACCCCCGGACCCTAAGAGAGGCACCCGGCGCCGGACCACCTCCAACACCCGCcacag ACGAGAGACATTCAACGAAGACAGCCCTCCCCTGCCCAATCCACTCCTCTTCAACAAAGGATCAGCGGGGGAACTGCTGGTCCATCGAGGGAAGTGCCTGG GCGAGAGTGAGCGCCTGGGACGCAGCGTCTACTGCGGGCTGGAGGCCCATTCAGGGGAGTTTGTGGTGGTCTATGAGTGGGCACTGCAGTGGAACAAGAAGATGGGGAAGTTCTTCACCGAGCAGGAGAAGAGCAAAATCGAATACTGTAAAAAGCAG ATCCACGGCGCGGAGAGCGAGCTCAGCTCCCTGCTGCGGCTGGAGCACCCCCACCTGGTGCGCTACCAGGCACTGAGCTCCAGCGAGCGGGACGACTGCCTGGTGGTGGACCTGCTGGTGGAGCACGTGGCCGGCGCCACCTCCCTCAACCAGAGCCTGCTCAGCCAGACCCCCGTGGCCCTGGACCGGCTGCGGCAGCACGCCGCGCAGCTGCTGGCCGTCCTGGACTACCTGCACGCCAACTCGGTGGTCCACAAGCAGCTGGGGGCCTCCAGCGTGCTGCTGGACCCCCGGGGCGGCGTGCGGCTCACGGACTACAGCCTGTCCAAGAGGCTGGGCGACgtgctgaaggaggaggtgttCGAGCAGGCCCGCGTGCGCTTCTGCGAGGAGACGGCTCTGCCCGCCCGCACGGGCAAGAAGGGCGACGTGTGGAGCCTGGGGCTGATGCTGCTGGCGCTGAGCCAGgggaaggaggtgaaggagtaCCCGGTGGCGGTGCCCGCAGGCCTGCCCGACGACTTCCACGACTTCCTCAAGAG gtgtgtgtgtgtgaacgacgTGGACCGCTGGAACACCAAGCAGCTCCTTGAACACTCCTTCCTCAACCCCCCACCACCGAAACCAATCCCCCAAGCCCGGGACTCCAGCCCCGAAG TGGAGGCGGAGGACTTCCCGTCCTCGGTGCTGCCCCACAGCCACATCCTCGGCGCCCCCTTCAGCGCCGTGCTGCAGCCCCAGTTCTCCCGCTACTTCCACGAGTTTGAAGAGCTCCAGCTGCTGGGGAAGGGAGCCTTCGGGGCGGTCATCAAG GTCAAGAACAAGCTAGACGGCTGCTACTACGCCGTGAAGCGCATCCAGGTCAACCCGGTCAGCAAGCAGTTCCGCCGCATCAAGGGCGAGGTGACGCTGCTGTCGCGCCTCAACCACGAGAACATCGTGCGCTACTACAACGCCTGGATCGAGCGCCACGAGACGCCGCCCGCCGCCTCCAGGTTAGACTGCTCCGACAGCTCCGAGCCCCGCAGCCCCGCCGACAAGCGGGCGGCGGCCCCCGGCCCGGCGCCGGCGGCCAGGGGCCTCTCGCTCGGCCTCAACACCCTGGGCCTCGACGACGGCGTGGAGAAGAACGCCCCGCCCCCCGCGCTGGCCAGCTCGGTGGAGTGGTCCACGTCCATCGAGAGGTCGTCCAGCGCCAAGTGCAGCGGTCGCCACTCcagcgaggaggacgacgatgatgacgacgacgacgaagaaGACGTGTTCGGGGCGTCGTTTAT GCCGTCGGCCTCGGACTCGAGCGACATCATCTTCGACAACGGCGATGAGAGCGCTGAAGACCTGTCAATG GTCGAACCAAGCAAAAGGCAAGCCGTCGACACGACAGAGAGCACAGACTCGGAGCGATCTACCCTCATCGTACATTACCTGTACATACAA ATGGAGTACTGCGAGAAGAGCACGTTGAGGGACACCATCGACCAGGGGTTGCACGAGGACAGCAGCCGACTGTGGAGGCTCTTCAGGGAAATCCTGGACGGCCTGGCGTACATCCACGAGCAg gGTATGATCCACAGAGACCTGAAGCCAGTCAACATTTTCCTGGATTCCCAGGACCATGTGAAGATAGGAGACTTTGGCCTGGCCACTGACCACAGAGCTAATGTG GCTGCAGGTAaactggagctggaggagactgGCCCTGCGGTGATGCCTAAGTCGGATCCTTCAG GCAACATGACCGGCATGGTGGGGACAGCCCTCTACGTCAGCCCAGAGGTCCAGGGGAACGCCAAGGCCACCTACAACCAG AAAGTGGACCTGTTCAGCCTGGGGATCATCCTGTTCGAGATGTCCTACCGACCCATGACCACTGGCTCCGAGCGGATCTCCGTGATTGGCCAGCTTCGCACG GAGGCCATTGAGTTCCCGGCAGACTTCGACCAGTACGAGACGGGGATGCAG aggaagGTGATGCTGTGGCTGCTGAACCACGACCCGGCGCTGCGGCCCACGGCCCAGGAGCTGCTGCGGAGCGAGCTGCTGCCCCCGCCCCTGATGGAGGAGTCGGAGCTGCACGAGGTGCTGCAGCACACCATGGCCAACGTCAACGGCAAGGCCTACCGCTCCATGGTGGGCCAGCTGTTCGCCCAGACCACCACGCCCGTCATGGACTACGCCTACGACATGGACCACGACAAG GGCTTCCATTTCTACAGCGCCAAATTGCAACAGTATGTGTACGAAACCATCACCAGAACCTTCAAGAAGCACG GTGCTGTGCGTCTCCAaacccccctgctccttcccaGGAACAGGAAGTTGTACGAGGGCGCCGAGCTGGCCTGCTTCATGGACCACAGCGGCATGCTGGTTACACTGCCCTATGACCTCCGA ATGGCATTCGCAAGATACGTTGCGCGCATTAAAATCACCAACTTGAAGAG GTACAGCATCGAGCGCGTGTTCCGACCGCGGAAGCACGACCGCGCCCACCCCAGGGAGCTGCTTGAGTGCGCCTTCGACATCGTCTCCCCCGTCACCAACAGCCTGCTCCCCGACGCCGAGGTGATCTACACCATCTCCGAGATCATCCAGGAGTTCCCCGCCCTGCAG GAGAGGAACTACAACATCTACCTGAACCACACCAGCCTGCTGAAAGCCATCCTGCTCCACTGCGGAGTGCCTGAGGACAAGCTGAGCCACGCCTCCAACATACTGTGTGACGCTATG agTGAGAAGCTGACCAAAAGGGAAGTGGAGGCCAAGTTCTGCAACATGTCACTGTCGACCAATAGC GTGCAGACGCTCTACAAGTACATCGAGCAGAAGGGCGACCTGGCCAGCCTGGGGCCGCTGCTGCACTCGCTGACCAAGCAGAAGACGGCCGTCACCCAGCTGGCCAAGCAGGGCCACAAGGACCTGGAGGAGCTCACGGCGCTGCTGCAGCGGCTGGGCGTCAAGCTGCAG GTGGTGGTGAACCTCGGGCTGGTGTACAAGGTCCAGCACCACTCTGGGGTCATCTTCCAGTTTGTGGCGTTCATCCGCAAGCGCAAGCGCATGGTGGCGGACATCGTGGCGGCGGGGGGACGCTACGACCACCTG GTGCTGGAGTTCCGTGGGCCAGCCTCCACCACTCCGGCCCCGACTGCAGTAGGGGCCAGTGTGGCCCTGGACAAAGTGTGTGCTGCCATGGCCAGCATGGAGGAGCCG CCGGCGGTGAGCTCCTGTGACGTGCTGGTGGTGCCGGTGGGCCACGTCTCCGTCCCTCGCGCCATCACCGTGGTCCAGAAGCTGTGGAGCGCCGGCGTGCCTGCCGACATCGCCTACGACGTCTCACAG TCTCAGGAGGCGCTGTTGGAGCAGTGCAGGCAGGCTGGCATCACCTCCATGGCTCTGGTTAATGACAAGGAGGGCAACTACATCAAG GTGAAGTCCTTGGAGAAGGACCGACAGTCGGAGAAACGCATTCCTGAGGGCGACCTGGTGGACCACGTCCTCCAGAAGTACCGAACCAGGTTgttggaggagaggagcggcaG GGAAACCTGTGATGGCATCTCGCTCCAGAACCCTAAAGGGTCCATCCCCAACTCCTCAG gttcatCAGAGCAGCATGGGAGCATTGGGACGGTGAATGTGAACGTCATCAGCCAGGAGAGGGTCCCCTCCAGTGCCAGGCGACGCTATGAGACCCAG ATCCAATCCAGATTGCAGACTCTTGGTAGCAATTTGCAGAACAAGAACAGCGACATCGAGGTTCTGGCC GTGGACCTGCAGAAGGAAACGCTCATCAACTTCCTGGCTCTGGAG TTCGAGAGCGAGGAGCAGTTCAACATCAGCGTCAGCCATCTGTTGTCCCGCCTGCCCAAACAGCGCTACCTCAAGTCCATCTGTGACGAGATCCACCGCCTCAAGATGGTGAAGAA
- the eif2ak4 gene encoding eIF-2-alpha kinase GCN2 isoform X1 — protein MNSPHTFTEERDDYLVHQENELEALSSIFGDDFKDLRNNDKWKIKRPPEVYLSLRPNGLNTGQESYVAVDLQVKCPATYPDAPPQLELKNAKGLSNENLQCLLNELTKLVSVRHGEVMIYELADHVQGFLSKYNKPPPSSFHEEMLKNQRRHQEKLDLEEKRRLDQRRKQEEETEKEIMAEIQRREDEKREEKRRKEMAKLERLESMEQPPASDPLGGRSSPSFTGPTPEPPDPKRGTRRRTTSNTRHRRETFNEDSPPLPNPLLFNKGSAGELLVHRGKCLGESERLGRSVYCGLEAHSGEFVVVYEWALQWNKKMGKFFTEQEKSKIEYCKKQIHGAESELSSLLRLEHPHLVRYQALSSSERDDCLVVDLLVEHVAGATSLNQSLLSQTPVALDRLRQHAAQLLAVLDYLHANSVVHKQLGASSVLLDPRGGVRLTDYSLSKRLGDVLKEEVFEQARVRFCEETALPARTGKKGDVWSLGLMLLALSQGKEVKEYPVAVPAGLPDDFHDFLKRCVCVNDVDRWNTKQLLEHSFLNPPPPKPIPQARDSSPEVEAEDFPSSVLPHSHILGAPFSAVLQPQFSRYFHEFEELQLLGKGAFGAVIKVKNKLDGCYYAVKRIQVNPVSKQFRRIKGEVTLLSRLNHENIVRYYNAWIERHETPPAASRLDCSDSSEPRSPADKRAAAPGPAPAARGLSLGLNTLGLDDGVEKNAPPPALASSVEWSTSIERSSSAKCSGRHSSEEDDDDDDDDEEDVFGASFMPSASDSSDIIFDNGDESAEDLSMVEPSKRQAVDTTESTDSERSTLIVHYLYIQMEYCEKSTLRDTIDQGLHEDSSRLWRLFREILDGLAYIHEQGMIHRDLKPVNIFLDSQDHVKIGDFGLATDHRANVAAGKLELEETGPAVMPKSDPSGNMTGMVGTALYVSPEVQGNAKATYNQKVDLFSLGIILFEMSYRPMTTGSERISVIGQLRTEAIEFPADFDQYETGMQRKVMLWLLNHDPALRPTAQELLRSELLPPPLMEESELHEVLQHTMANVNGKAYRSMVGQLFAQTTTPVMDYAYDMDHDKGFHFYSAKLQQYVYETITRTFKKHGAVRLQTPLLLPRNRKLYEGAELACFMDHSGMLVTLPYDLRMAFARYVARIKITNLKRYSIERVFRPRKHDRAHPRELLECAFDIVSPVTNSLLPDAEVIYTISEIIQEFPALQERNYNIYLNHTSLLKAILLHCGVPEDKLSHASNILCDAMSEKLTKREVEAKFCNMSLSTNSVQTLYKYIEQKGDLASLGPLLHSLTKQKTAVTQLAKQGHKDLEELTALLQRLGVKLQVVVNLGLVYKVQHHSGVIFQFVAFIRKRKRMVADIVAAGGRYDHLVLEFRGPASTTPAPTAVGASVALDKVCAAMASMEEPPAVSSCDVLVVPVGHVSVPRAITVVQKLWSAGVPADIAYDVSQSQEALLEQCRQAGITSMALVNDKEGNYIKVKSLEKDRQSEKRIPEGDLVDHVLQKYRTRLLEERSGRETCDGISLQNPKGSIPNSSGSSEQHGSIGTVNVNVISQERVPSSARRRYETQIQSRLQTLGSNLQNKNSDIEVLAVDLQKETLINFLALEVGFPPAVQSMKEGVEGQGRNTMGFPLSLATGRGNPGLQNVHSRARSSSTSASAICCPACPNSATSSPSVTRSTASRW, from the exons ATGAATAGTCCGCATACTTTCACAGAAGAACGAGATGACTATTTAGTTCATCAGGAAAACGAACTAGAGGCCCTTTCGTCTATCTTTGGGGATGATTTTAAGGATTTACGAAATAACGATAAATGGAAG ATCAAAAGGCCCCCAGAGGTGTACCTCAGCCTCCGACCCAATGGCCTCAACACCGGACAGGAATCCTACGTGGCCGTAGACTTGCAGGTCAAATGCCCAGCCACGTACCCCGATGC GCCTCCCCAGTTGGAGCTGAAAAATGCCAAAGGCCTCTCCAATGAAAACCTCCAGTGTCTTCTCAATGAGCTTACCAAGCTTGTGTCGGTGCGGCATGGAGag GTGATGATCTATGAGCTGGCCGACCATGTCCAGGGTTTCCTGAGCAAGTACAACAAGCCCCCTCCGAGCTCCTTCCATGAAGAGATGCTGAAGAACCAGCGACGGCATCAGGAGAAGCTGGACCTGGAGGAGAAACGGAGGCTGGACCAACGCCGCAagcaggaagaggagacg GAGAAGGAGATCATGGCTGAAATCCAGAGAAGGGAGGACGAGAAAcgggaagagaagagaaggaaggaaaTGGCCAAACTG GAGCGTCTTGAGAGTATGGAGCAGCCCCCTGCGTCAGACCCCCTGGGGGGCCGGAGCTCACCCAGCTTCACCGGACCAACCCCTGAACCCCCGGACCCTAAGAGAGGCACCCGGCGCCGGACCACCTCCAACACCCGCcacag ACGAGAGACATTCAACGAAGACAGCCCTCCCCTGCCCAATCCACTCCTCTTCAACAAAGGATCAGCGGGGGAACTGCTGGTCCATCGAGGGAAGTGCCTGG GCGAGAGTGAGCGCCTGGGACGCAGCGTCTACTGCGGGCTGGAGGCCCATTCAGGGGAGTTTGTGGTGGTCTATGAGTGGGCACTGCAGTGGAACAAGAAGATGGGGAAGTTCTTCACCGAGCAGGAGAAGAGCAAAATCGAATACTGTAAAAAGCAG ATCCACGGCGCGGAGAGCGAGCTCAGCTCCCTGCTGCGGCTGGAGCACCCCCACCTGGTGCGCTACCAGGCACTGAGCTCCAGCGAGCGGGACGACTGCCTGGTGGTGGACCTGCTGGTGGAGCACGTGGCCGGCGCCACCTCCCTCAACCAGAGCCTGCTCAGCCAGACCCCCGTGGCCCTGGACCGGCTGCGGCAGCACGCCGCGCAGCTGCTGGCCGTCCTGGACTACCTGCACGCCAACTCGGTGGTCCACAAGCAGCTGGGGGCCTCCAGCGTGCTGCTGGACCCCCGGGGCGGCGTGCGGCTCACGGACTACAGCCTGTCCAAGAGGCTGGGCGACgtgctgaaggaggaggtgttCGAGCAGGCCCGCGTGCGCTTCTGCGAGGAGACGGCTCTGCCCGCCCGCACGGGCAAGAAGGGCGACGTGTGGAGCCTGGGGCTGATGCTGCTGGCGCTGAGCCAGgggaaggaggtgaaggagtaCCCGGTGGCGGTGCCCGCAGGCCTGCCCGACGACTTCCACGACTTCCTCAAGAG gtgtgtgtgtgtgaacgacgTGGACCGCTGGAACACCAAGCAGCTCCTTGAACACTCCTTCCTCAACCCCCCACCACCGAAACCAATCCCCCAAGCCCGGGACTCCAGCCCCGAAG TGGAGGCGGAGGACTTCCCGTCCTCGGTGCTGCCCCACAGCCACATCCTCGGCGCCCCCTTCAGCGCCGTGCTGCAGCCCCAGTTCTCCCGCTACTTCCACGAGTTTGAAGAGCTCCAGCTGCTGGGGAAGGGAGCCTTCGGGGCGGTCATCAAG GTCAAGAACAAGCTAGACGGCTGCTACTACGCCGTGAAGCGCATCCAGGTCAACCCGGTCAGCAAGCAGTTCCGCCGCATCAAGGGCGAGGTGACGCTGCTGTCGCGCCTCAACCACGAGAACATCGTGCGCTACTACAACGCCTGGATCGAGCGCCACGAGACGCCGCCCGCCGCCTCCAGGTTAGACTGCTCCGACAGCTCCGAGCCCCGCAGCCCCGCCGACAAGCGGGCGGCGGCCCCCGGCCCGGCGCCGGCGGCCAGGGGCCTCTCGCTCGGCCTCAACACCCTGGGCCTCGACGACGGCGTGGAGAAGAACGCCCCGCCCCCCGCGCTGGCCAGCTCGGTGGAGTGGTCCACGTCCATCGAGAGGTCGTCCAGCGCCAAGTGCAGCGGTCGCCACTCcagcgaggaggacgacgatgatgacgacgacgacgaagaaGACGTGTTCGGGGCGTCGTTTAT GCCGTCGGCCTCGGACTCGAGCGACATCATCTTCGACAACGGCGATGAGAGCGCTGAAGACCTGTCAATG GTCGAACCAAGCAAAAGGCAAGCCGTCGACACGACAGAGAGCACAGACTCGGAGCGATCTACCCTCATCGTACATTACCTGTACATACAA ATGGAGTACTGCGAGAAGAGCACGTTGAGGGACACCATCGACCAGGGGTTGCACGAGGACAGCAGCCGACTGTGGAGGCTCTTCAGGGAAATCCTGGACGGCCTGGCGTACATCCACGAGCAg gGTATGATCCACAGAGACCTGAAGCCAGTCAACATTTTCCTGGATTCCCAGGACCATGTGAAGATAGGAGACTTTGGCCTGGCCACTGACCACAGAGCTAATGTG GCTGCAGGTAaactggagctggaggagactgGCCCTGCGGTGATGCCTAAGTCGGATCCTTCAG GCAACATGACCGGCATGGTGGGGACAGCCCTCTACGTCAGCCCAGAGGTCCAGGGGAACGCCAAGGCCACCTACAACCAG AAAGTGGACCTGTTCAGCCTGGGGATCATCCTGTTCGAGATGTCCTACCGACCCATGACCACTGGCTCCGAGCGGATCTCCGTGATTGGCCAGCTTCGCACG GAGGCCATTGAGTTCCCGGCAGACTTCGACCAGTACGAGACGGGGATGCAG aggaagGTGATGCTGTGGCTGCTGAACCACGACCCGGCGCTGCGGCCCACGGCCCAGGAGCTGCTGCGGAGCGAGCTGCTGCCCCCGCCCCTGATGGAGGAGTCGGAGCTGCACGAGGTGCTGCAGCACACCATGGCCAACGTCAACGGCAAGGCCTACCGCTCCATGGTGGGCCAGCTGTTCGCCCAGACCACCACGCCCGTCATGGACTACGCCTACGACATGGACCACGACAAG GGCTTCCATTTCTACAGCGCCAAATTGCAACAGTATGTGTACGAAACCATCACCAGAACCTTCAAGAAGCACG GTGCTGTGCGTCTCCAaacccccctgctccttcccaGGAACAGGAAGTTGTACGAGGGCGCCGAGCTGGCCTGCTTCATGGACCACAGCGGCATGCTGGTTACACTGCCCTATGACCTCCGA ATGGCATTCGCAAGATACGTTGCGCGCATTAAAATCACCAACTTGAAGAG GTACAGCATCGAGCGCGTGTTCCGACCGCGGAAGCACGACCGCGCCCACCCCAGGGAGCTGCTTGAGTGCGCCTTCGACATCGTCTCCCCCGTCACCAACAGCCTGCTCCCCGACGCCGAGGTGATCTACACCATCTCCGAGATCATCCAGGAGTTCCCCGCCCTGCAG GAGAGGAACTACAACATCTACCTGAACCACACCAGCCTGCTGAAAGCCATCCTGCTCCACTGCGGAGTGCCTGAGGACAAGCTGAGCCACGCCTCCAACATACTGTGTGACGCTATG agTGAGAAGCTGACCAAAAGGGAAGTGGAGGCCAAGTTCTGCAACATGTCACTGTCGACCAATAGC GTGCAGACGCTCTACAAGTACATCGAGCAGAAGGGCGACCTGGCCAGCCTGGGGCCGCTGCTGCACTCGCTGACCAAGCAGAAGACGGCCGTCACCCAGCTGGCCAAGCAGGGCCACAAGGACCTGGAGGAGCTCACGGCGCTGCTGCAGCGGCTGGGCGTCAAGCTGCAG GTGGTGGTGAACCTCGGGCTGGTGTACAAGGTCCAGCACCACTCTGGGGTCATCTTCCAGTTTGTGGCGTTCATCCGCAAGCGCAAGCGCATGGTGGCGGACATCGTGGCGGCGGGGGGACGCTACGACCACCTG GTGCTGGAGTTCCGTGGGCCAGCCTCCACCACTCCGGCCCCGACTGCAGTAGGGGCCAGTGTGGCCCTGGACAAAGTGTGTGCTGCCATGGCCAGCATGGAGGAGCCG CCGGCGGTGAGCTCCTGTGACGTGCTGGTGGTGCCGGTGGGCCACGTCTCCGTCCCTCGCGCCATCACCGTGGTCCAGAAGCTGTGGAGCGCCGGCGTGCCTGCCGACATCGCCTACGACGTCTCACAG TCTCAGGAGGCGCTGTTGGAGCAGTGCAGGCAGGCTGGCATCACCTCCATGGCTCTGGTTAATGACAAGGAGGGCAACTACATCAAG GTGAAGTCCTTGGAGAAGGACCGACAGTCGGAGAAACGCATTCCTGAGGGCGACCTGGTGGACCACGTCCTCCAGAAGTACCGAACCAGGTTgttggaggagaggagcggcaG GGAAACCTGTGATGGCATCTCGCTCCAGAACCCTAAAGGGTCCATCCCCAACTCCTCAG gttcatCAGAGCAGCATGGGAGCATTGGGACGGTGAATGTGAACGTCATCAGCCAGGAGAGGGTCCCCTCCAGTGCCAGGCGACGCTATGAGACCCAG ATCCAATCCAGATTGCAGACTCTTGGTAGCAATTTGCAGAACAAGAACAGCGACATCGAGGTTCTGGCC GTGGACCTGCAGAAGGAAACGCTCATCAACTTCCTGGCTCTGGAGGTTGGTTTTCCCCCTGCGGTGCAGTCAATGAAGGAAGGGGTGGAGGGACAAGGAAGGAACACAATGGgattccctctctcgctcgccaCGGGAAGAGGGAATCCCGGGTTGCAAAATGTACA TTCGAGAGCGAGGAGCAGTTCAACATCAGCGTCAGCCATCTGTTGTCCCGCCTGCCCAAACAGCGCTACCTCAAGTCCATCTGTGACGAGATCCACCGCCTCAAGATGGTGA